The proteins below are encoded in one region of Streptomyces roseirectus:
- a CDS encoding ABC transporter permease yields the protein MTTAHLGNIPRRGPLPSPAALRGLAGLAALVAVLEILPRTPAVSPDYLPPASTTGRALWTMLGERAYWSAVGDTLTGWGLGLALAVGGGVVAGVVIGSVPLLRAATASTVEFLRPIPSVALVPVAVLLYGTDLRSKLLLVVYASFWQVFVQVLAGLQDVDPVADDTARSYRLGTWYRIRYLLWPTALPYVMTGIRLAATVALVLAVTAELVIGAPGLGQQLAVAQSSGAVPQVYALVLTTGLIGVAVNLAARAVERRVLHWHQSQRTER from the coding sequence ATGACCACCGCGCACCTGGGCAACATACCCCGGCGCGGCCCGCTCCCCAGCCCCGCCGCCCTGCGCGGCCTCGCCGGACTCGCCGCCCTCGTGGCCGTCCTGGAGATCCTGCCGCGCACCCCCGCCGTCTCGCCCGACTACCTCCCCCCTGCCTCCACGACGGGCCGCGCCCTGTGGACGATGCTCGGCGAGCGCGCCTACTGGAGCGCGGTCGGCGACACCCTGACCGGCTGGGGCCTCGGCCTCGCCCTCGCGGTCGGCGGCGGGGTGGTGGCGGGCGTGGTCATCGGGTCGGTGCCCCTGCTGCGCGCGGCGACCGCCTCCACCGTCGAGTTCCTGCGGCCCATCCCGTCCGTCGCGCTGGTGCCCGTGGCCGTCCTGCTCTACGGCACCGACCTGCGCTCGAAACTGCTGCTCGTGGTGTACGCGTCGTTCTGGCAGGTGTTCGTGCAGGTCCTCGCCGGCCTCCAGGACGTCGACCCGGTCGCCGACGACACCGCCCGCAGCTACCGGCTGGGCACCTGGTACCGGATCCGGTACCTCCTGTGGCCCACCGCGCTGCCCTACGTCATGACGGGGATACGGCTGGCCGCGACCGTGGCGCTCGTGCTCGCGGTCACCGCCGAACTCGTCATCGGCGCCCCCGGCCTCGGGCAGCAACTGGCCGTCGCCCAGTCCTCGGGAGCCGTGCCCCAGGTGTACGCGCTGGTGCTCACCACCGGCCTGATCGGCGTCGCGGTCAACCTGGCGGCACGGGCGGTCGAGCGCCGGGTCCTGCACTGGCACCAGTCCCAGCGGACCGAGAGGTAG
- a CDS encoding ABC transporter permease — protein sequence MSVRGALRRVLLAVTLPVALLATWWFASAGSTDFYLPPLETILEKFTEVWTPDRLRSDVVPSLLRLTAGYLLATAVGIALGLAVGTHRVLRDLLEPVLELLRAIPPPVLVPVIMLFAGIGDTMKIIVVASGCVWPILLNTVEGVRAVDAVLDDTCRSYGVTGASRLWHLVLPSASPQIVTGMRQALSIGIILMVISEMFAASNGLGFTIVQFQRSFAIPEMWSGVLLLGLLGFLLSLLFRFAENRVLAWYHGLRRAQRDS from the coding sequence ATGTCCGTCCGAGGCGCCCTGCGCCGCGTCCTGCTCGCCGTGACCCTGCCCGTGGCGCTGCTCGCCACGTGGTGGTTCGCCAGCGCCGGCAGCACCGACTTCTACCTGCCGCCGCTCGAAACGATCCTGGAGAAGTTCACCGAGGTCTGGACGCCGGACCGGCTGCGGTCGGACGTCGTGCCCAGCCTCCTGCGGCTCACCGCCGGCTACCTGCTCGCCACGGCCGTCGGCATCGCCCTCGGGCTCGCCGTCGGCACGCACCGGGTCCTGCGTGACCTGCTGGAGCCGGTCCTCGAACTCCTGCGGGCCATCCCGCCGCCCGTCCTGGTGCCGGTGATCATGCTGTTCGCGGGCATCGGCGACACCATGAAGATCATCGTCGTGGCGAGCGGCTGCGTGTGGCCGATCCTGCTGAACACGGTCGAGGGCGTGCGCGCCGTCGACGCCGTCCTCGACGACACCTGCCGCTCCTACGGCGTCACCGGGGCGTCCCGGCTGTGGCACCTGGTGCTGCCCTCGGCGAGCCCGCAGATCGTCACCGGCATGCGCCAGGCCCTGTCCATCGGCATCATCCTCATGGTCATCAGCGAGATGTTCGCCGCCAGCAACGGACTCGGCTTCACCATCGTCCAGTTCCAGCGCTCGTTCGCGATCCCCGAGATGTGGAGCGGCGTCCTGCTGCTCGGACTGCTCGGCTTCCTCCTCTCCCTGCTCTTCCGGTTCGCGGAGAACCGGGTCCTGGCCTGGTACCACGGTCTGCGCCGGGCCCAGCGCGACTCCTGA
- a CDS encoding ABC transporter substrate-binding protein, translating into MHRRTVWLALAAVSAAALAGCGSSDSGDNTAPQTSGGKTSVTVGVIPIVDVAPLYLGQKRGFFAGRGIDLKMVTAQGGAAIIPGVVSGQFQFGFSNTTSLMLAQTKGVPVKSVANGATTNGKVGGDVTAVLVKKDSPVTSAKQLAGRTVAVNTLQNIGDTTVRESVRKAGGDPSKVKFAEIPFDQMPAALDDGRVDAAWMGEPSQTIAKAQGARIVASPFAETDPKLTVATYFTSTKIAQQNPDLVKRFTEAMNESLQYASAHPDEARQTLTAYTKISGDVLDKLILPAWPAAVDHASLEKLAGLGERDGIFGDKKPDIGALFS; encoded by the coding sequence ATGCACAGGCGCACGGTGTGGCTTGCCCTGGCCGCTGTGTCCGCCGCCGCCCTCGCCGGCTGCGGCTCGTCGGACTCCGGCGACAACACCGCCCCGCAGACCAGCGGCGGCAAGACCAGCGTCACGGTGGGCGTCATCCCGATCGTCGACGTGGCGCCGCTGTACCTCGGCCAGAAGCGGGGCTTCTTCGCCGGTCGCGGCATCGACCTCAAGATGGTCACCGCGCAGGGCGGCGCCGCGATCATCCCCGGTGTGGTGAGCGGACAGTTCCAGTTCGGGTTCAGCAACACCACCTCCCTCATGCTCGCCCAGACCAAGGGCGTGCCCGTCAAGTCGGTCGCGAACGGCGCGACCACCAACGGCAAGGTGGGCGGCGACGTCACCGCCGTCCTCGTGAAGAAGGACAGCCCCGTCACCTCGGCCAAGCAGCTCGCCGGCCGCACCGTCGCCGTCAACACCCTCCAGAACATCGGCGACACGACCGTCCGCGAATCGGTCCGCAAGGCCGGGGGAGACCCCTCGAAGGTCAAGTTCGCCGAGATCCCCTTCGACCAGATGCCGGCCGCGCTCGACGACGGCCGGGTGGACGCCGCCTGGATGGGCGAGCCCTCCCAGACCATCGCCAAGGCCCAGGGCGCCCGTATCGTCGCCTCGCCCTTCGCCGAGACCGACCCCAAGCTGACCGTCGCGACCTACTTCACCTCCACGAAGATCGCGCAGCAGAACCCGGACCTGGTGAAGCGGTTCACCGAGGCGATGAACGAGTCGTTGCAGTACGCCTCCGCCCACCCGGACGAGGCACGCCAGACCCTCACCGCCTACACCAAGATCAGCGGCGACGTCCTGGACAAGCTGATCCTCCCCGCCTGGCCCGCCGCCGTGGACCACGCCTCCCTGGAGAAACTGGCCGGACTCGGCGAGCGCGACGGCATCTTCGGCGACAAGAAGCCGGACATCGGGGCGCTGTTCTCATGA